A portion of the Hydractinia symbiolongicarpus strain clone_291-10 chromosome 10, HSymV2.1, whole genome shotgun sequence genome contains these proteins:
- the LOC130612983 gene encoding uncharacterized protein LOC130612983, whose translation MNAHIASDLIILIQLSAKHLVTSPITQALVKKRKRKKPRNISMLTFDCEIKAVELIKTKLWFWHVPAHLTKLSFDVTQNIYMSSYFCLLRYLITMITIDLSLISVTSLIIDRKDKIVKQPFGIRSYIRKDNLKTCITICIFVTLIPNLIMTSVYLYILEHDSILPCQKEINDSKTHLVLPIVESIKKISVAAPSLTLMIRAIAELRRKIKERNDHSIRMKKALKKINATYFYAVAFLVFWAPFGCMAISSGSIKMEFYNAWFNIGYSISYGYLLAIPVVCAITDRHFNLRRTFSSVPSPSHVLQNTNTVFTLKVQESSHPG comes from the exons atgaACGCTCATATTGCGTCAGATTTGATTATTTTAATTCAGCTGAGTGCAAAACATTTAGTTACGAGCCCTATAACACAAGCTCTG GTGAAAAAACGAAAGAGGAAAAAACCGCGAAATATTAGTATGCTAACTTTTGATTGTGAA ataAAGGCTGTTGAATTGATTAAAA CTAAGCTATGGTTCTGGCATG TTCCGGCACATTTGACCAAGTTATCTTTCGATGTGACGCAAAACATCTACATGTCGTcgtatttttgtttgttacgATATTTAATAACCATGATCACCATTGATTTGTCGCTAATTTCGGTAACATCGTTAATTATTGATCGAAAGGATAAAATCGTTAAACAACCGTTTGGGATTCGCTCATATATccgaaaagataacttaaagaCGTGCATAACGATATGTATTTTCGTGACTTTAATACCTAACTTAATAATGACTTCTGTATACTTATACATCTTGGAACATGATAGTATATTGCCTTGCCAGAAGGAGATAAACGATAGTAAAACCCACCTTGTATTGCCAATCGTTGAGagcatcaaaaaaatatctgtTGCAGCTCCATCATTAACATTGATGATACGAGCCATAGCTGAGCTCCGAAGGAAAATCAAAGAAAGGAACGATCATTCTATACGTATGAAGAAAGCGTTAAAGAAAATTAATGCTACGTATTTTTATGCTGTGgcttttcttgttttttggGCTCCATTTGGGTGCATGGCAATTTCATCAGGTAGTATTAAAATGGAGTTCTATAATGCATGGTTTAATATTGGGTACAGTATTTCATATGGTTACTTACTTGCTATTCCAGTGGTATGTGCAATTACTGATAGACACTTTAATTTGAGAAGAACATTTTCAAGTGTACCCTCTCCTTCACACGTGTTACAAAATACAAATACTGTTTTTACCTTAAAAGTGCAAGAGTCTTCACATCCGGGGTGA
- the LOC130612272 gene encoding uncharacterized protein LOC130612272, which yields MAKVSESVMIDIKDTITIFDKVGDGKLNVNDIVNALRSLDLNPGSTDWDDTINDYIQSGVSRIDSEQFAAIYDEERHKKIASYKELSEGLKAIDPVSGELGLVNRAALSRYLTVLGDKITEDEAEVIIKNCLDKGGKNVVIDTVIKTVMGDL from the exons ATGGCCAAGGTATCCGAAAGTGTTATGATCGATATAAAAGATACCATTACTATTTTCGATAAAGTCGGTGACGGCAAATTGAATGTCAATGATATCGTTAATGCATTGCGATCGTTAG ATTTAAATCCTGGATCGACCGATTGGGACGACACTATTAACGATTACATTCAAAGTGGTGTATCTCGTATAGATTCTGAGCAGTTTGCTGCGATATATGATGAAGAGAGGCATAAGAAAATTGCTAGTTATAAGGAACTCTCAGAAGGTCTTAAAGCAATCGATCCAGTCAGTGGAGAACTGG GTTTGGTTAACAGAGCCGCTTTGTCTCGCTACTTGACAGTTCTTGGAGACAAGATAACCGAGGACGAAGCAGAGGTAATTATAAAGAATTGTTTGGACAAAGGTGGAAAGAATGTGGTGATTGACACTGTAATTAAAACTGTCATGGGAGATTTGTGA
- the LOC130612547 gene encoding octopamine receptor-like produces the protein MNNTSSISTSCTFESTLNKLDFFLYVFISLTAIIGNTIVFVCYFRYRILRNITNVFIISLSASDILVAVVSIPYSFGVFLCGVRPAKDHRKLGDLIYLVCDMLPSILSIYSLALVAIDRAIAIKKPFLHRRYFNRKTASISVGIMWIYTALLVSLIFAIEAGDFTLFIIFMSYVLPVLIMIVAYTVMGYVARKHATALNSLDRTANRLRGESYVSSSLSNNNSPEKISLTVNGEHEYPLVSDDRRRSNSIFSGRSVLARSVRGFSVSYTKARTASIGSLRCLKRELKAAVTLSLILSCFIISWTPFMALNIEHYRCPDCFISIDLVKYFKLLHYSNSAVNPILYILLNRRWRAAFRMAICCKREKSHISEATHSELFGW, from the coding sequence atgaaCAACACGAGTTCTATCTCTACAAGTTGCACATTTGAAAGTACTTTAAACAAATTGGATTTCTTCCTGTACGTATTTATATCCTTAACAGCAATAATTGGAAACACGATCGTATTTGTCTGTTACTTTCGTTACCGTATTTTACGAAATATAACGAACGTTTTTATCATATCGCTATCGGCGAGTGATATTCTAGTTGCGGTGGTATCAATACCGTATTCATTCGGTGTATTTTTATGTGGTGTGCGACCAGCTAAAGACCACCGCAAGCTTGGTGATTTGATATATCTTGTATGCGATATGTTACCTAGTATTTTGTCCATCTATTCGTTAGCTTTAGTAGCCATCGATAGGGCTATAGCAATAAAGAAGCCATTTTTGCATCGTCGATATTTTAATCGCAAAACTGCTAGTATATCAGTAGGAATAATGTGGATATACACCGCTTTGTTAGTCTCTTTAATTTTCGCAATTGAAGCAGGGGACTTTACTTTATTTATAATATTCATGTCATATGTTCTTCCGGTCTTAATAATGATAGTGGCATATACAGTTATGGGGTATGTGGCAAGGAAGCACGCTACCGCTTTGAATTCTCTTGACAGAACTGCAAATCGTCTACGCGGAGAAAGCTACGTCAGTAGTAGTTTATCCAATAATAACTCTCCGGAGAAAATTTCACTTACAGTGAATGGAGAACATGAATATCCATTGGTGTCTGATGACAGAAGGAGATCGAATTCCATATTTTCTGGTCGTAGTGTTCTGGCGAGATCCGTACGGGGTTTTTCAGTTTCATATACAAAAGCTAGGACGGCGAGTATTGGAAGTTTAAGATGTTTAAAACGAGAATTAAAAGCAGCTGTTACGTTATCGTTGATACTAAGTTGTTTTATTATTAGCTGGACGCCATTCATGGCGTTGAATATCGAGCATTACAGATGTCCAGATTGTTTTATCAGCATTGACTTAGTGAAATACTTCAAGCTTTTGCATTATTCTAATTCTGCAGTAAACCCGATTTTGTATATACTTCTAAATAGACGTTGGAGAGCTGCATTCCGAATGGCAATTTGCTGCAAACGTGAGAAATCACATATATCAGAGGCTACTCATTCCGAATTATTCGGATGGTAG